One part of the Anaeromyxobacter sp. Fw109-5 genome encodes these proteins:
- a CDS encoding LuxR family transcriptional regulator yields MAEQRLGEGDGAGAHVVAARAAGLGDRFRDADLIACARHVQGRALIQVGQVQAGLALLDEAMLAVVAGELAPIMTGLIYCSVIDACQELQALRPAREWTTALARWCEQQPQLVAFTSTCLVHRAEIMQLNGAWTEAMAEACRACERFSQGLERVPPAAAFYRRAELHRLRGELAAAEEAYRTASRLGRDPQPGLALLRLAQGRTDAASAAIRRVVGATPDPLQRAKLLPAQVEIMLAVGGVDEARSACRALEECAETFDTEVLRALAAQARGAVLLAEREAQAALGALRRAFELWQRVEAPYEAARVRALMGLACRSLGDHEAADLELGAARAVFEGLGASPELARLDAIRERSTPAGRSPLTPRELQVLRLVAAGRTNKAIAAELFLSERTIDRHISNIFRKLNVPSRAAATAHAYDRKLL; encoded by the coding sequence GTGGCCGAGCAGCGTCTGGGCGAGGGCGATGGTGCGGGCGCGCACGTAGTGGCTGCGCGCGCCGCCGGGCTGGGCGACCGCTTCCGAGACGCAGACCTGATCGCCTGCGCCCGGCACGTCCAGGGCCGCGCGCTCATCCAGGTAGGCCAGGTCCAGGCCGGACTCGCGCTCCTCGACGAGGCGATGCTCGCCGTCGTCGCGGGCGAGCTGGCGCCCATCATGACCGGGTTGATCTACTGCAGCGTCATCGACGCCTGCCAGGAGCTCCAGGCGCTCCGTCCTGCGCGCGAGTGGACCACCGCGCTGGCCCGCTGGTGCGAGCAGCAACCCCAGCTGGTCGCCTTCACCAGCACGTGTCTCGTGCATCGCGCCGAGATCATGCAGCTGAACGGCGCCTGGACCGAGGCGATGGCGGAGGCCTGCCGCGCCTGCGAGCGGTTCTCCCAAGGGCTCGAGCGCGTTCCTCCAGCGGCGGCGTTCTACCGGCGAGCGGAGCTGCACCGGCTGCGCGGGGAGCTCGCGGCCGCGGAGGAGGCGTACCGCACCGCGAGCCGCCTGGGCCGGGACCCACAGCCGGGCCTCGCGCTGCTGCGGCTCGCCCAGGGCCGCACCGACGCGGCGTCCGCGGCCATCCGCCGCGTCGTCGGCGCGACCCCCGACCCGCTGCAGCGCGCGAAGCTGCTGCCCGCGCAGGTCGAGATCATGCTGGCCGTCGGCGGCGTCGACGAGGCGCGCAGCGCCTGCCGTGCGCTGGAGGAGTGCGCGGAGACCTTCGACACCGAGGTACTGCGAGCGCTGGCCGCGCAGGCGCGAGGCGCGGTCCTCCTGGCCGAACGCGAGGCCCAGGCCGCGCTCGGTGCGCTCCGTCGCGCGTTCGAGCTGTGGCAGCGGGTCGAGGCGCCCTACGAGGCCGCGCGTGTGCGGGCGCTGATGGGACTCGCGTGCCGCTCGCTCGGGGACCACGAGGCGGCCGACCTCGAGCTCGGCGCAGCCAGAGCCGTGTTCGAAGGGCTGGGAGCCTCGCCCGAGCTCGCTCGCCTCGACGCCATCCGTGAGCGTTCGACCCCGGCAGGCCGGTCGCCGCTCACGCCCCGCGAGCTCCAGGTCCTCCGCCTGGTCGCCGCCGGAAGGACGAACAAGGCCATCGCGGCCGAGCTGTTCCTCAGCGAGCGGACCATAGACCGCCACATCAGCAACATCTTCAGGAAGCTGAACGTCCCTTCGCGGGCCGCCGCCACCGCCCACGCCTACGATCGAAAGCTCCTCTGA
- a CDS encoding alpha/beta fold hydrolase encodes MTEPQARIAGQVGTQQGRDDPGAGEGARERLLSGLPTTERWLDLNGVSTAVLEGGDGPSVVLLHGPGEYGAKWFQVLPELAATHHVVAPDLPGHGASEVIGGTLDAERVLGWLDDLIECTYSAPAALVGHVLGGAIAARFAIHRAERLRSLVLVDSLGLAAFQPAPDFAAALGEFITQPTEEAHDRLWGQCAFDLHAMRDRIGERWEWIKAYNLDRARAPGLRAAQEALMEQFGFAAIPPSELARIAVPTSLVWGRHDLATPLSVAETVSARHGWPLRVIESAGDDPPLEQPRAFLEALHAALGSS; translated from the coding sequence ATGACGGAGCCGCAGGCGCGCATCGCTGGTCAGGTGGGGACGCAGCAGGGACGTGACGACCCGGGCGCCGGCGAGGGCGCTCGCGAGCGATTGCTGTCGGGGCTCCCGACCACCGAGCGATGGCTGGACCTGAACGGCGTCTCCACCGCCGTGCTGGAAGGTGGCGACGGACCGTCGGTCGTGCTGCTGCACGGTCCGGGAGAGTACGGGGCCAAGTGGTTCCAGGTGCTGCCGGAGCTCGCGGCCACCCATCACGTCGTCGCGCCCGACCTGCCCGGCCACGGCGCGTCCGAGGTGATCGGCGGCACGCTCGACGCCGAGCGCGTCCTCGGATGGCTCGATGACTTGATCGAGTGCACCTATTCGGCGCCGGCCGCGCTGGTAGGCCACGTCCTCGGAGGCGCCATCGCGGCTCGTTTCGCGATCCACCGCGCCGAGCGGCTGCGGAGCCTGGTGCTCGTCGATTCGCTCGGCCTCGCGGCGTTCCAGCCCGCGCCCGACTTCGCCGCCGCCCTGGGCGAATTCATCACCCAGCCGACGGAGGAGGCGCACGACCGGCTCTGGGGCCAGTGCGCCTTCGATCTGCACGCGATGCGCGATCGGATCGGCGAGCGGTGGGAGTGGATCAAGGCGTACAACCTCGACCGTGCCCGGGCGCCGGGCCTGAGAGCCGCTCAGGAAGCGCTCATGGAACAGTTCGGGTTCGCCGCGATCCCGCCGTCGGAGCTGGCGCGCATCGCCGTTCCGACCTCCCTGGTCTGGGGCCGGCACGACCTCGCGACTCCGCTGTCGGTCGCCGAGACCGTCAGCGCGAGACACGGATGGCCGTTGCGCGTCATCGAGAGCGCCGGCGACGACCCGCCGCTGGAGCAGCCCCGGGCGTTCCTCGAGGCCCTGCACGCCGCGCTCGGCAGCTCGTGA
- a CDS encoding gamma-glutamyl-gamma-aminobutyrate hydrolase family protein (Members of this family of hydrolases with an active site Cys residue belong to MEROPS family C26.) → MPRRPTVLLALLGDPGPATRAALGGFERWFREGLEPAADVRLVHRQGVRDAAATADGIVVTGSYASLTERAPWMITLGDALLEASERIPVLGVCFGHQLLAAALGGVVERNPRGPEVGTCEVALTGAGRADPLLEGLPEQLAVQQFHEDHVAAVPPSAVLLASGDHTPVQAFGRGPRLRAVQFHPEFDAARVRAMANEERSWVERGRPGRHAEVVAALREAPEAAGLLRRWVERFV, encoded by the coding sequence GTGCCCCGCCGCCCCACCGTCCTCCTCGCCCTGCTCGGCGACCCGGGACCCGCGACCCGAGCCGCGCTGGGCGGCTTCGAGCGGTGGTTCCGCGAGGGGCTGGAGCCCGCCGCGGACGTGCGACTCGTCCACCGGCAGGGCGTGCGCGACGCGGCCGCGACCGCCGACGGGATCGTGGTCACCGGCTCGTACGCAAGCCTGACCGAGCGCGCGCCCTGGATGATCACGCTCGGCGACGCGCTCCTCGAGGCCTCGGAGCGCATCCCCGTGCTCGGCGTCTGCTTCGGCCACCAGCTCCTCGCCGCGGCGCTCGGCGGCGTGGTGGAGCGGAACCCGCGCGGCCCGGAGGTTGGCACGTGCGAGGTCGCGCTCACCGGGGCAGGCCGGGCCGACCCGCTGCTCGAGGGGCTCCCCGAGCAGCTCGCCGTCCAGCAGTTCCACGAGGACCACGTGGCGGCCGTCCCGCCCAGCGCGGTCCTCCTCGCGAGCGGCGACCACACGCCCGTGCAGGCGTTCGGGCGCGGGCCGCGGCTGCGCGCCGTCCAGTTCCACCCCGAGTTCGACGCGGCGCGGGTTCGCGCCATGGCGAACGAGGAGCGGTCCTGGGTTGAGCGCGGGCGCCCCGGTCGCCACGCCGAGGTGGTGGCGGCGCTGCGCGAGGCGCCCGAGGCGGCGGGGCTCCTGCGCCGGTGGGTCGAGCGATTCGTGTAA
- a CDS encoding helix-turn-helix domain-containing protein — translation MKAKTKSWKQIEKRLFTREEIAEAERFAEREILEMNLRELRQATGKTQEQVARAAKMKQSELSRAERREDHLLSTLRRYVEGLGGELQVVARVGGKVVKLRGV, via the coding sequence ATGAAGGCCAAGACCAAGAGCTGGAAGCAGATCGAGAAGAGGCTCTTCACGCGCGAGGAGATCGCCGAGGCCGAGCGATTCGCGGAGCGCGAGATCCTCGAGATGAACCTTCGCGAGCTCCGGCAGGCAACCGGCAAGACCCAGGAGCAGGTAGCCCGCGCTGCGAAGATGAAACAGTCGGAGTTGTCGCGAGCCGAGCGACGCGAGGATCACCTGTTGTCGACTCTGCGGCGGTATGTCGAAGGGCTCGGCGGAGAGCTCCAAGTCGTCGCGCGGGTGGGGGGCAAGGTTGTGAAGCTGCGCGGCGTGTAG
- a CDS encoding type II toxin-antitoxin system RelE/ParE family toxin: protein MAVVNATDEFEQWIEGLSHREQKAVLQVVKILEQVGVALGEPYPSALKGTKHPLRELRPKRGGSPLRIIYAFDPRREALLLLGGDKGNDKRFYERTISRAEQLWEAHLDELEKGRGR from the coding sequence ATGGCCGTCGTCAATGCGACCGACGAGTTCGAGCAGTGGATCGAGGGCTTGAGCCACCGAGAGCAGAAGGCCGTGCTTCAAGTCGTGAAGATCCTCGAGCAGGTGGGCGTTGCGCTCGGCGAGCCGTATCCGAGCGCCCTCAAGGGGACGAAGCACCCGCTGCGCGAGCTTCGCCCGAAACGCGGTGGAAGCCCGCTCCGGATCATCTACGCGTTCGATCCTAGGCGGGAGGCGTTGCTCCTGCTCGGCGGCGACAAGGGGAACGACAAGCGCTTCTACGAACGGACGATCTCCAGGGCTGAGCAGCTATGGGAGGCGCACCTCGACGAACTGGAGAAGGGACGCGGGCGATGA
- the tnpB gene encoding IS66 family insertion sequence element accessory protein TnpB (TnpB, as the term is used for proteins encoded by IS66 family insertion elements, is considered an accessory protein, since TnpC, encoded by a neighboring gene, is a DDE family transposase.), protein MITIPRSVRIFIGKNPIDMRKSIDGLMSVVQEELRQDAYSGHLFVFLSRRADRVKILAWDKGGFVLLYKRLERGQFKLPHIGQDTMAVEIDSTQLAMLLDGIEFGRVRRPAHWEPPSQADRPACRPMDKPI, encoded by the coding sequence GTGATCACCATCCCGCGGTCGGTCCGCATCTTCATCGGGAAGAACCCGATAGACATGCGGAAGTCCATCGACGGCCTGATGAGCGTGGTCCAGGAGGAGCTCCGCCAGGACGCCTACTCGGGCCATCTCTTCGTGTTCCTGTCGAGGCGCGCGGACCGCGTGAAGATCCTCGCCTGGGACAAGGGCGGCTTCGTCCTTCTCTACAAGCGACTCGAGCGCGGGCAGTTCAAACTGCCGCACATCGGGCAGGACACGATGGCCGTCGAGATCGACTCGACACAGCTCGCGATGCTGCTCGACGGGATCGAGTTCGGCCGCGTTCGTCGGCCCGCGCACTGGGAGCCGCCGTCCCAGGCGGATCGTCCCGCCTGCCGTCCCATGGACAAGCCGATCTGA
- a CDS encoding IS66-like element ISAnsp12 family transposase → MGSGDHDCEWRERAESLAVQLDAAQKTIASQTQTIQAQSESLTKLSEQFASVKGTVEKLQRHVFGKRSEKITPLATALRDPARAEADRIAALQTRRENAEKKRQLVTRKIEHKVREDQKVCPKCGGRDFSKLGDGAMSELYELVPAIVERQLHIQEKLRCKCGETVITADGPTKVFDKARVGPTFMAQVAVSKCADALPLHRQAKAYRRVGVQVNDSTLGDYFHRTAEITKPISDRLLDVVAEKEIVLADETSHRVQAKGKTRRSWLWSFIAKDEDEREMIAYVFSPSRSSETPERVLEGTSGKLVADAYKGYDRVTMPGRRVRAGCLAHVRRKFFDAQSVAPDAAKQAMDFILEVYKIERAALDADLLGTPEHLEMRQSASRAVMDDFKAWLDAEQPRHPPKGPMGEAINYALGQWDALTLFLTDPHLPIDNNASERALRVAALGRKNFLFVGTNEAGENLAGLYSLIATCEANGVNPVDYLADVLIRVQTHPASQIDELLPHNWTPPPIRAPS, encoded by the coding sequence ATGGGGAGCGGCGATCACGACTGCGAGTGGCGCGAGCGGGCCGAGAGCCTTGCCGTTCAGCTCGACGCCGCGCAGAAGACCATCGCCTCCCAGACGCAGACGATCCAGGCCCAGAGCGAGTCGCTCACGAAGCTGAGCGAGCAGTTCGCATCGGTAAAGGGCACCGTCGAGAAGCTCCAGCGGCACGTCTTCGGGAAGCGCTCCGAGAAGATTACGCCGCTCGCGACGGCGCTCCGTGACCCCGCGCGCGCCGAGGCCGACCGCATCGCGGCGCTGCAGACGCGGCGGGAGAACGCGGAGAAGAAGCGCCAACTCGTCACCCGGAAGATCGAGCACAAGGTCCGCGAGGACCAGAAGGTCTGTCCGAAGTGCGGAGGCCGAGACTTCTCAAAGCTCGGCGACGGGGCCATGAGCGAGCTGTACGAGCTCGTTCCGGCGATCGTGGAGCGACAGCTCCACATCCAGGAGAAGTTGCGCTGCAAGTGCGGCGAGACCGTCATCACCGCGGACGGGCCGACGAAGGTCTTCGACAAGGCCCGCGTCGGACCCACCTTCATGGCGCAGGTCGCGGTGTCGAAGTGCGCCGACGCGTTGCCCCTTCATCGCCAGGCAAAGGCGTACAGGCGCGTCGGCGTACAGGTGAACGACTCGACGCTCGGCGACTACTTCCACCGCACGGCCGAGATCACCAAACCCATCTCCGACCGGCTGCTCGACGTGGTCGCGGAGAAGGAGATCGTCCTCGCCGACGAGACGTCGCACCGCGTGCAGGCGAAGGGGAAGACGCGCCGCTCGTGGCTCTGGAGCTTCATCGCAAAGGACGAGGACGAGCGCGAGATGATCGCGTACGTCTTCTCGCCGAGCCGCTCGAGCGAGACGCCCGAGCGCGTGCTGGAGGGCACCTCCGGCAAGCTCGTCGCCGACGCGTACAAGGGCTACGACCGCGTGACCATGCCCGGCCGGCGTGTCCGCGCCGGCTGCCTCGCGCACGTCCGCCGGAAGTTCTTCGATGCCCAGTCCGTCGCGCCCGATGCCGCGAAGCAGGCGATGGACTTCATCCTCGAGGTCTACAAGATCGAGCGGGCCGCGCTCGACGCCGATCTCCTCGGCACGCCCGAGCACCTGGAGATGCGCCAGAGCGCGAGCCGCGCGGTGATGGACGACTTCAAGGCGTGGCTCGACGCGGAGCAGCCACGGCATCCGCCGAAGGGGCCGATGGGCGAGGCGATCAACTACGCGCTCGGCCAGTGGGACGCGCTGACGCTCTTCCTCACCGATCCGCACCTGCCCATCGACAACAACGCCTCCGAGCGCGCGCTCCGCGTGGCCGCGCTCGGACGGAAGAACTTCCTCTTCGTCGGCACGAACGAAGCCGGCGAGAACCTCGCCGGCCTGTACTCGCTCATCGCGACCTGCGAAGCGAACGGCGTGAACCCAGTCGACTACCTCGCCGACGTGCTCATCCGCGTGCAGACGCACCCGGCCTCGCAGATCGACGAGCTGCTGCCGCACAACTGGACGCCCCCACCGATACGCGCGCCCTCGTGA
- a CDS encoding DUF3320 domain-containing protein → MIYKDIEQNEAAFAMHPLVRRVVLKEGEPAHDLPAEIKGLDLDAEYPPEITNQVVDADSSQLRAIAAVAAGHDLVIHGPPGTGKSQTITNLIADAIGAGKRVLFVSEKMAALEVVHRRLVDARLGEFCLELHSTKARKSDVIESLRTALERSGDATKGVVKSATELARARGHLNAYAREVHTRRTALNCTTYEAVGAFEAVYDAPRFPYPGDPRALTADHLADLRERTRHVETQGVAVAPVGKNGWRESRITAFSESIAERIGQVVGVTAKLAEDFVAQARKVHERFGVREPATIRSVPEIVELAEHLDASPGINLALLRDPAWASPPRDTTELIKEGRQVAAFTARIAEKYRGEMIESLSEDDLGYVDAKLGSAFAFLAFFAPRYRDVRRRMKAMRRDGGKLGVVEQVADLKAVPSWRRRSEALDAHADAREWFGSDWRGAASDWGDLEKRLDWLARFHALVARHGTLGEAGYERAQRNAQGDSLPTELARTANALTDALAEVRQLLAWRQGYLENEPVAWVRSRLGEVTRDLTLGASWAAFVRAANGLAHSPAAAIAEAAFRGEIAPDHVGAAFRRALYGSWLDAVLPSVPALADFTIGTHEERRRQFQKLDTQLLAEKQGELVSRLRETGQRRFASSSSAHRTFLSKELAKQKRHRPLRVILREAREAVMALKPCFLMSPLSVSQFLVPTADFDLVVFDEASQLPTEDAVAAVSRGKKLVVVGDPKQLPPTNFFAVQAGAAASHVDEEGAPVLEETESVLEEFQGVGLHQAHLEWHYRSAHESLIQFSNEKFYGNRLVVFPSAATDAPDRGVRFEFVEDGQYVGAGLNPAEASRIANAVVEHFKTKPDLTLGVGTFSQRQQMAIWDELERIRREDPSLEEFFDRARHEPFFVKNLENIQGDERDVIFLSVTYGKQPDGRLRYNFGPLNRENGWRRLNVLVSRARKQMRVFSSLRAADINPTSVATQGPALLADFLRFAETGKMMASATGTVADAESPFEDEVGEALADMGYFVDRQVGVGAYRIDIGVRNRDRPGIYLAGVECDGAAYHAAPCARDRDRLRQHVLEQRGWVIIRVWSTDWFRDRSRTLERLKRTLAELGERLHEPDVVVPDSVLSQPVEDGPEPPPVPTAAQPALQIEGDEAPFVRPELPVYRKASAGRMYRTSLAEANAATVAQEAARIVAVEGPIHYDEVVDRLIEFWNHERRGTRLVSAAEQGIRAATRPGMVSRKDGFLYADSSPVRPRNRAILNQGAEWVALEELEEAVRLILDRAGSMAEDDLAAEVREALGLRRTQDGTPRIKQAIQRLIEHRVVVYGVSGLRLRRSD, encoded by the coding sequence GTGATCTACAAGGACATCGAGCAGAACGAGGCAGCGTTCGCCATGCATCCCCTCGTCCGCAGGGTGGTGCTGAAGGAAGGAGAACCCGCGCACGATCTGCCAGCGGAGATCAAGGGGCTCGATCTCGACGCCGAGTACCCGCCGGAGATCACGAACCAGGTTGTCGATGCCGACTCGTCACAGCTGCGCGCGATCGCCGCCGTCGCGGCCGGGCACGACCTCGTCATCCACGGACCGCCGGGAACGGGGAAGAGCCAGACGATCACGAACCTGATCGCCGATGCGATCGGTGCCGGCAAGCGCGTCCTCTTCGTGAGCGAGAAGATGGCGGCGCTCGAGGTCGTCCACCGGCGTCTCGTGGACGCGCGTCTCGGGGAGTTCTGCCTCGAGCTTCACTCGACCAAGGCCCGCAAGTCGGACGTGATCGAATCGCTCCGGACCGCGCTCGAGCGGAGCGGCGATGCCACGAAGGGAGTCGTCAAGAGCGCCACCGAGCTCGCCAGGGCGCGCGGGCACCTCAATGCGTACGCGCGCGAGGTCCACACGCGGCGGACGGCCCTCAACTGCACGACCTACGAGGCCGTCGGCGCGTTCGAGGCGGTCTACGACGCCCCGAGATTCCCGTATCCGGGCGATCCGCGGGCGCTCACCGCTGACCACCTCGCGGACCTGCGGGAGCGGACCCGGCACGTCGAGACCCAGGGGGTCGCGGTTGCTCCCGTCGGGAAGAACGGATGGCGGGAGTCGAGGATCACCGCCTTCTCGGAATCGATCGCTGAGCGCATCGGGCAGGTTGTCGGGGTCACGGCGAAACTCGCCGAGGACTTCGTCGCCCAGGCCCGAAAGGTCCATGAGCGGTTCGGAGTTCGCGAGCCCGCGACGATTCGGAGCGTTCCCGAGATCGTCGAGCTCGCAGAGCACCTCGATGCGTCGCCCGGCATCAATCTTGCCCTCCTGCGAGACCCAGCCTGGGCTTCGCCACCGCGCGACACGACGGAGCTCATCAAGGAAGGCCGGCAGGTGGCCGCGTTCACGGCGCGGATCGCGGAGAAGTACCGGGGCGAGATGATCGAGTCGCTATCCGAGGACGACCTCGGGTACGTCGATGCGAAGCTCGGCTCCGCGTTCGCGTTCCTGGCCTTCTTCGCTCCCCGGTATCGCGACGTGCGGCGGCGCATGAAGGCCATGCGCCGCGATGGCGGGAAGCTCGGTGTCGTCGAGCAGGTCGCGGACCTCAAGGCGGTTCCAAGCTGGCGCCGCAGAAGTGAAGCTCTGGACGCGCATGCGGATGCCCGAGAATGGTTCGGGAGTGACTGGCGTGGCGCCGCCTCGGACTGGGGGGACCTCGAGAAGCGTCTCGATTGGCTCGCACGTTTCCATGCGCTCGTCGCCCGTCACGGCACCCTCGGCGAAGCGGGGTACGAACGCGCTCAACGCAACGCGCAGGGGGACAGTCTTCCGACGGAACTCGCGCGTACCGCAAACGCCCTCACGGACGCGCTCGCGGAGGTTCGTCAGCTGCTCGCGTGGCGCCAAGGGTACCTTGAGAACGAACCGGTCGCCTGGGTTCGGTCTCGGCTGGGCGAGGTCACTCGGGACCTGACGCTGGGAGCCTCTTGGGCAGCATTCGTCCGAGCGGCCAACGGGCTCGCTCACTCGCCAGCCGCAGCGATTGCCGAGGCGGCCTTTCGAGGAGAGATCGCGCCGGACCACGTCGGCGCGGCGTTCCGGCGCGCACTCTACGGTTCGTGGCTCGATGCGGTGCTTCCGTCCGTCCCGGCACTCGCGGACTTCACGATTGGCACTCACGAAGAGCGCCGGCGCCAGTTCCAGAAGCTCGACACGCAGCTCCTTGCGGAGAAGCAGGGCGAGCTAGTCTCGCGGCTCCGGGAAACGGGGCAGCGGCGGTTCGCGAGCAGCTCCTCGGCCCACCGCACGTTCCTGTCGAAGGAGCTCGCGAAGCAGAAACGACACCGGCCGCTCAGGGTGATCCTGCGGGAGGCGCGCGAGGCGGTAATGGCGCTCAAGCCATGCTTCCTCATGAGCCCGCTCAGCGTGTCGCAGTTCCTTGTGCCCACCGCGGACTTCGATTTGGTCGTGTTCGACGAGGCGAGCCAGCTTCCGACCGAGGACGCCGTGGCCGCGGTCTCTCGCGGGAAGAAGCTCGTCGTGGTGGGTGACCCGAAGCAGCTGCCGCCCACGAACTTTTTCGCGGTTCAGGCGGGCGCCGCCGCCTCCCACGTGGACGAGGAGGGCGCGCCGGTGCTCGAGGAGACCGAGAGCGTGCTCGAGGAGTTCCAGGGCGTCGGCCTTCACCAGGCGCACCTCGAGTGGCACTACCGGAGCGCTCACGAGTCGCTCATCCAGTTTTCGAACGAGAAGTTCTACGGCAACCGGCTCGTTGTCTTCCCCAGCGCCGCCACCGACGCGCCGGATCGTGGAGTCAGGTTCGAGTTTGTCGAGGACGGTCAGTACGTCGGCGCGGGTTTGAATCCTGCCGAGGCGAGCCGGATCGCTAACGCAGTCGTCGAGCACTTCAAGACGAAGCCCGACCTCACGCTCGGGGTCGGAACGTTCAGCCAACGTCAGCAGATGGCGATCTGGGACGAGCTCGAGCGGATCCGAAGGGAAGACCCCTCGCTGGAGGAGTTTTTCGATCGAGCGAGGCACGAGCCGTTCTTCGTCAAGAACCTCGAGAACATTCAGGGCGACGAGCGAGACGTCATCTTCTTGAGCGTCACCTATGGCAAGCAGCCGGACGGCAGGCTCCGGTACAACTTCGGCCCGCTGAACCGTGAAAATGGCTGGCGGCGCCTCAACGTGCTGGTGAGCCGTGCGCGCAAGCAGATGCGGGTCTTCAGCTCGCTGCGGGCCGCCGACATCAACCCGACATCCGTCGCCACCCAGGGCCCCGCGCTCCTGGCCGACTTCCTACGGTTCGCGGAGACGGGGAAGATGATGGCGTCCGCGACAGGAACGGTGGCGGACGCCGAGAGCCCGTTCGAGGACGAGGTCGGTGAAGCGCTCGCGGACATGGGATACTTCGTCGATCGCCAGGTCGGGGTCGGCGCGTACCGCATCGACATCGGCGTGCGGAACCGCGATCGGCCCGGCATCTACCTTGCGGGCGTGGAGTGCGACGGAGCCGCTTACCACGCCGCACCATGCGCACGGGACCGAGACCGGCTGCGCCAGCACGTTCTGGAGCAGCGCGGCTGGGTCATCATCCGCGTCTGGTCGACGGACTGGTTCAGGGACCGCTCTCGAACGCTGGAGCGGCTGAAGAGGACGCTGGCCGAGTTGGGCGAGCGCCTCCACGAACCGGACGTCGTGGTACCCGACTCCGTGCTCTCCCAGCCGGTGGAGGACGGCCCAGAGCCACCGCCCGTTCCGACGGCCGCTCAACCGGCTCTTCAGATCGAGGGCGACGAGGCGCCGTTCGTCCGCCCCGAACTGCCGGTGTACAGGAAGGCTTCCGCCGGACGGATGTACCGCACCTCGTTGGCCGAGGCGAACGCCGCAACGGTCGCGCAGGAGGCTGCCCGCATTGTCGCGGTCGAGGGGCCGATTCACTATGACGAGGTCGTGGATCGGCTCATTGAGTTCTGGAACCACGAACGGCGCGGCACGCGCCTCGTCTCTGCTGCCGAGCAGGGCATCCGCGCCGCTACCAGGCCAGGCATGGTCAGCCGCAAGGACGGTTTCCTTTACGCAGATTCGTCGCCAGTGCGGCCGAGGAACAGGGCGATCCTGAACCAGGGCGCAGAGTGGGTCGCGCTCGAGGAACTCGAGGAAGCTGTACGGCTGATTCTCGACCGCGCCGGCTCGATGGCGGAGGATGACCTCGCGGCGGAGGTCCGCGAGGCGCTAGGACTGCGGCGTACCCAGGACGGGACGCCGCGGATCAAGCAAGCGATCCAGCGTCTCATCGAGCACCGAGTCGTCGTGTACGGAGTCTCCGGCCTGAGGCTTCGCCGCTCCGACTGA
- a CDS encoding tyrosine-type recombinase/integrase, which produces MRPPTQSNDVLAVTRRCVVRHDTFASHLVMRSVALKAVQELLGHATIDVTMRYAHLSPNVKRDAVRLLDGPSTSARYARLRSGRTGARTARGSTGSPRAERSDPPAERNGHP; this is translated from the coding sequence ATGAGACCCCCGACCCAGAGTAATGACGTTCTTGCTGTGACGCGAAGGTGTGTCGTGAGACACGACACTTTCGCGTCCCACCTTGTCATGCGCAGCGTGGCCCTGAAGGCCGTCCAGGAGCTCCTGGGGCATGCCACCATCGACGTGACGATGAGGTACGCACACCTCTCGCCGAACGTGAAGAGGGACGCGGTCCGGCTGCTCGATGGGCCCTCGACTTCGGCGCGCTACGCGCGCCTACGTTCGGGACGAACTGGGGCGCGGACCGCCCGCGGTTCGACAGGCTCACCGCGAGCAGAGAGGAGCGACCCACCAGCGGAGAGGAACGGGCACCCATGA